The Podospora pseudocomata strain CBS 415.72m chromosome 1 map unlocalized CBS415.72m_1, whole genome shotgun sequence genome has a segment encoding these proteins:
- a CDS encoding uncharacterized protein (EggNog:ENOG503P3W5; COG:S) → MNDDPGSSSTARPNTNTTDPDHSEGSTTEASSRNDGQSSDSEVKNKQRVGLAKKLEFVTHLQRSLDMLVWSYMCTLYYMECSLSRLIIRGLPHLAFLSPKEGLLLPAQRPHLFAIFLPAFFCILFHLVLSLPVAGEATRGYLQGGVLIDFIGQHPPKTRLTFLSIDITIFLIQCLMLAVHQDRERLKKAVFPSLRTIIPGDEAQLDVPPAIAQDHDAEERGVLSDQTFMVDNEGIELRPLNQSGREGDNDNDNDERERMGSGPYASVTTTVDMIDIMRSGNAVLGNFHVVNAVRTVGSGVQNTAAYSLRSFGYNATLAALAAERRSRLVRLRQPGTATTLPT, encoded by the exons ATGAACGATGATCCGGGCTCGAGCTCCACGGCCcgccccaacaccaacaccacagaCCCAGATCACTCCGAAGGGTCCACGACAGAGGCCAGCAGTAGGAACGATGGCCAGTCCAGCGACTCTGAGGTCAAGAATAAGCAACGGGTGGGCttggccaagaagctcgagttcGTGACACACCTTCAGAGGAGTCTCGACATGCTGGTCTGGTCGTATATGTGCACACTATACTACATGGA AtgctccctctcccgacTCATAATCCGCGGCCTTCCCcacctcgccttcctctccccaaaaGAAGGCCTCCTCCTGCCTGCTCAGCGTCCACATCtcttcgccatcttcctcccagCTTTTTTCTGCATACTCTTCCATctcgtcctctccctccccgtcgcAGGCGAAGCAACGCGAGGATACCTCCAGGGCGGTGTCCTAATCGACTTCATCGGCCAACACCCGCCCAAAACCCGACtgaccttcctctccatTGACATCACAATATTCCTCATACAATGCCTCATGCTCGCCGTCCACCAGGACCGCGAGCGCCTCAAAAAAGCAGTCTTCCCCTCGCTGAGAACTATCATCCCCGGCGACGAGGCGCAACTAGATGTCCCCCCGGCAATAGCGCAGGACCACGACGCggaagagagaggggtgCTAAGCGACCAGACATTTATGGTGGATAACGAAGGGATCGAACTGCGGCCGCTCAACCAAtctgggagggaaggagatAATGACAATGATAATGACGAACGAGAAAGGATGGGATCGGGGCCGTATGCCTCTGTGACGACAACGGTGGACATGATAGATATCATGCGGTCTGGCAACGCGGTGCTGGGGAATTTCCACGTTGTGAATGCCGTCAGGACGGTGGGAAGCGGGGTACAGAATACGGCAGCGTACTCGTTGCGAAGTTTTGGTTATAACGCTACTCTTGCAGCTTTGGCGGctgagaggaggagcaggctggTTAGGTTGCGGCAGCCGGGAACGGCGACAACATTGCCAACATAA
- the CPA2_1 gene encoding carbamoyl-phosphate synthase (glutamine-hydrolyzing) cpa2 (EggNog:ENOG503NUIJ; COG:E; COG:F) has protein sequence MLSTVYKAGRAPALLRHGRRVAVAPQTAQLRSLTSGVQSLPVRQPTESPIARLQKRFLSVSAARPGNAAQCAPNPYAYLDSGVIKPKEFVDVKKVLVIGSGGLAIGQAGEFDYSGSQALKALKEAGVSSVLMNPNIATIQTNHSLADEVYYLPITPEYVEYVIQKERPDGIFLSFGGQTALNLGVQMEKLGMFEKYGVRVLGTSVRTLELSEDRDLFAKALEEINIPIAKSIAVNTLDDALEAARNIGYPIIVRAAYALGGLGSGFANNEEELRNMAARSLTLSPQILVEKSLKGWKEVEYEVVRDANNNCITVCNMENFDPLGIHTGDSIVVAPSQTLSDEEYHMLRSAAIKIVRHLGVVGECNVQYALQPDGLDYRVIEVNARLSRSSALASKATGYPLAYTAAKIGLGHTLPELPNAVTKTTTANFEPSLDYIVTKIPRWDLSKFQHVKRDIGSAMKSVGEVMAIGRTFEESFQKAIRQVDPNFVGFQGAKFEDLDFELQNPTDRRWLAVGQAMLHENYTVDRVHELTKIDKWFLHKLQNIVDCTKELQQIGSLQGLKKENVLKAKKMGFSDKQIAHAVNSTEDEVRARRLEFGIRPWVKKIDTLAAEFPADTNYLYTTYNASTHDINFEDKGTVILGSGVYRIGSSVEFDWCAVSATRALKAMGEKTVMINSNLQSGPSSLLWLSTPSLRARAWLCRTVSRTCACPISCLCLVLPDLSRQQRALEVAAARGRLRILRTAAFVNPAPEMCLEWRQDLVHIC, from the exons ATGTTGTCGACCGTGTACAAGGCGGGTCGTGCCCCTGCCCTCCTCCGACATGGTCGACGGGTCGCCGTCGCACCACAAACCGCCCAATTGAGGTCCCTCACCTCGGGCGTCCAGAGCCTCCCCGTCCGTCAACCAACCGAGTCGCCAATTGCTCGTCTCCAGAAGCGCTTCCTCTCAGTGTCTGCCGCCAGACCTGGCAACGCTGCCCAGTGCGCCCCTAACCCCTATGCCTACCTCGACAGTGGCGTAATAAAGCCAAAGGAGTTTGTCGATGTGAAGAAGGTGCTTGTTATCGGATCCGGTGGTCTTGCCATTGGCCAGGCCGGCGAGTTTGACTACTCCG GATCCCAGGCGCTCAAGGCCTTGAAGGAAGCCGGCGTTTCTTCCGTTCTTATGAACCCCAATATCGCTACCATTCAAACCAACCACTCGCTCGCCGACGAGGTGTACTACCTGCCCATCACCCCCGAGTATGTCGAGTATGTGATCCAGAAGGAAAGGCCAGATGGTATCTTCCTCTCTTTCGGTGGTCAGACCGCCCTGAACCTTGGTGTCCAGATGGAGAAGTTGGGCATGTTCGAGAAGTACGGCGTCAGAGTGTTGGGCACCAGCGTTAGGACGTTGGAGCTTTCTGAGGACAGAGATCTGTTCGCCAAGGCTCTGGAGGAGATTAACATCCCCATTGCCAAGTCTATTGCCGTCAACACCCTGGACGATGCTCTCGAGGCTGCCCGCAACATTGGGTACCCAATTATTGTCCGCGCTGCTTATGCGCTTGGTGGTCTTGGTTCTGGTTTCGCCAAcaacgaggaggagctgcgCAACATGGCTGCCCGGTCTCTGACTCTCTCCCCCCAAATCTTGGTTGAGAAGTCTCTCAAGGGTTGGAAGGAAGTTGAATATGAGGTCGTGCGTGATGCGAACAACAACTGCATCACTGTGTGCAACATGGAGAACTTTGACCCCCTGGGTATCCACACTGGTGACTCGATTGTCGTTGCGCCCAGTCAGACCCTGAGTGATGAGGAGTACCACATGCTTCGTTCCGCTGCCATCAAGATTGTCCGTCACTTGGGCGTCGTTGGTGAGTGCAACGTCCAGTATGCGCTCCAGCCTGATGGGTTGGACTACAGAGTCATCGAGGTCAATGCTCGTCTCTCTCGTTCGTCCGCCCTGGCTTCCAAGGCCACCGGTTACCCATTGGCGTACACTGCTGCCAAGATTGGTCTTGGACACACTCTTCCTGAGCTTCCCAATGCCGtcaccaagaccaccacTGCCAATTTCGAGCCCTCGCTCGATTACATTGTCACCAAGATTCCCCGCTGGGATTTGTCCAAGTTCCAGCACGTCAAGCGTGACATTGGTAGCGCCATGAAGTCTGTCGGTGAGGTTATGGCCATTGGTCGTACTTTTGAGGAGTCCTTCCAGAAGGCCATCAGACAGGTTGACCCCAACTTTGTCGGCTTCCAGGGTGCCAAGTTTGAGGATCTCGACTTTGAGCTCCAGAACCCAACTGACCGCCGCTGGTTGGCTGTCGGCCAGGCCATGCTCCACGAGAACTACACTGTTGACCGTGTCCACGAGCTGACCAAGATCGACAAGTGGTTTTTGCACAAGCTCCAGAACATTGTTGACTGCACCAAGGAGCTCCAGCAGATTGGCAGCCTCCAAGgcctcaagaaggagaacgtgctcaaggccaagaagatgggTTTCTCTGACAAGCAGATTGCCCATGCTGTCAACAGCACTGAGGACGAGGTTCGCGCCCGCAGATTGGAGTTTGGCATCCGCCCCTGGGTCAAGAAGATCGATACCCTCGCTGCCGAGTTCCCTGCCGATACCAACTACCTGTACACCACCTACAACGCCTCGACCCACGATATCAACTTCGAGGACAAGGGTACCGTCATTCTCGGCAGCGGTGTCTACCGCATTGGTAGCTCCGTCGAGTTCGATTGGTGCGCTGTCAGCGCCACTCGTGCCCTGAAGGCCATGGGTGAGAAGACGGTCATGATTAAC TCAAACCTCCAGTCTGGCCCTAGTAGTCTACTCTGGCTTTCAACACCTTCCCTGCGTGCCCGGGCCTGGTTGTGCAGGACAGTATCGCGTACTTGTGCCTGTCCGATTT CTTGCTTGTGCCTGGTCTTGCCTGATCTTTCACGACAGCAGCGCGCCCTCGAGGTCGCAGCGGCCCGTGGTCGCCTCAGGATATTGAGAACAGCAGCATTTGTCAACCCGGCTCCTGAGATGTGTCTTGAATGGCGGCAAGATCTAGTTCATATATGTTGA
- the CPA2_2 gene encoding carbamoyl-phosphate synthase (glutamine-hydrolyzing) cpa2 (EggNog:ENOG503NUIJ; COG:E; COG:F): MRSMILKYNPETTSTDFDEADRLYFEELSYERVMDIYELENASGVVVSVGGQLPQNIALRLQETGKANVLGTDPRDIDKAEDRQKFSEILDSIGVDQPAWKELTSVEAAEKFAQEVGYPVLVRPSYVLSGAAMTVIRSQDDLKDKLEAASNVSPDHPVVISKFIEGAQEIDVDGVASKGELIIHAVSEHVEQAGVHSGDATLVLPPANLDQDTMDRVKEIAQKVAKAWNITGPFNMQIIRAEDPEGGVPALKVIECNLRASRSFPFVSKVLGTNFIDVATKALVSKDVPQPTDLMAVKRDYLATKVPQFSWTRLAGADPFLGVEMASTGEMACFGKNLVEAYWASLQSAMNFRVPEPGEGILFGGELSKNWLATVVDYLAPLGYKLYAADAEVKEYLETKSKHKINVEVIEFPKEDKRALREVFKKYDIRGVFNLAQARGKTVMDVDYVMRRNAVDFGVPLFMEPQTAMLFAQCMSEKLPRPEGIPSEVRRWSDFIGGKPL; encoded by the exons ATGAGGTCTATGATACTAAAA TATAATCCCGAGACCACGTCGACCGATTTTGACGAGGCCG ACCGCCTTTATTTCGAAGAGTTGAGCTATGAGCGTGTGATGGATATCTACGAGCTCGAGAACGCCAgcggtgtggtggtgtctgtCGGTGGCCAGCTTCCCCAGAACATTGCCCTTCGTCTCCAGGAGACTGGCAAGGCCAACGTTCTCGGAACCGACCCCCGTGACATCGACAAGGCTGAGGACAGACAGAAGTTCTCCGAGATCCTCGACTCCATCGGAGTTGACCAGCCCGCCTGGAAGGAGTTGACCTCCGTCGAGGCTGCCGAGAAGTTTGCCCAGGAGGTCGGCTACCCTGTCCTTGTTCGTCCCAGTTACGTCCTTTCTGGTGCTGCTATGACTGTCATTCGCAGCCAGGATGACCTCAAGGACAAGCTTGAGGCTGCTTCCAACGTCTCCCCTGACCACCCCGTCGTCATCAGCAAGTTCATCGAGGGTGCTCAGGAgattgatgttgatggtgttgccTCCAAGGGTGAGCTGATCATCCACGCCGTCAGTGAGCACGTCGAGCAGGCTGGTGTCCACTCTGGTGATGccaccctcgtcctccctcCTGCCAACTTGGACCAGGACACCATGGACCGTGTCAAGGAGATTGCGCAGAAGGTCGCCAAGGCCTGGAACATCACCGGTCCCTTCAACATGCAGATCATTCGCGCTGAGGATCCCGAGGGAGGTGTGCCCGCCCTCAAGGTCATCGAGTGCAACCTCCGTGCCTCTCGTTCTTTCCCCTTCGTCAGCAAGGTCCTCGGCACCAACTTCATTGACGTTGCCACCAAGGCCCTTGTCAGCAAGGACGTTCCCCAGCCCACCGACCTCATGGCTGTCAAGCGTGACTACTTGGCCACCAAGGTTCCCCAGTTCTCCTGGACCCGTCTCGCTGGCGCCGACCCCTTCCTTGGCGTCGAGATGGCTTCCACCGGTGAGATGGCCTGCTTCGGCAAGAACCTCGTTGAGGCCTACTGGGCTTCTCTCCAGTCCGCCATGAACTTCCGCGTTCCTGAGCCTGGTGAGGGTATcctctttggtggtgagctgagCAAGAACTGGCTTGCCACCGTTGTGGACTACCTTGCTCCTCTTGGCTACAAGCTTTATGCTGCCGAtgccgaggtcaaggagtACCTCGAGACCAAGTCCAAGCACAAGATCAACGTTGAGGTCATCGAGTTCCCCAAGGAGGACAAGCGCGCCCTCCGTGAGGTGTTCAAGAAGTACGACATTCGCGGTGTCTTCAACCTTGCCCAGGCCCGTGGCAAGACTGTCATGGATGTCGACTACGTCATGCGCCGCAATGCCGTCGACTTTGGCGTGCCATTGTTCATGGAGCCTCAG ACCGCTATGCTCTTCGCCCAGTGCATGAGCGAGAAGCTGCCCAGGCCCGAGGGTATCCCCTCTGAGGTCCGTAGGTGGTCCGACTTCATTGGTGGCAAGCCTTTGTGA
- a CDS encoding uncharacterized protein (EggNog:ENOG503NZGT; COG:A) yields MGGFAFKSDMPLLFRVRVFLAPATLYLAHGLISSIALTLSPRFIKNSPSTSNNEHCPRLKTLATSALSNNLTYYPSAVYPPHQPQTLKMSTTNNNNHPQEEEEDDYMSPLFLAPPTTTSSALPIKESSLQRHARLKREAEARSRPKSKAELAQEAELQREKAHSTSLLASKPQSKGLAMMAKMGFRPGSTLGSGSFGSAEPIRVSIKEGKEGIGLESERKRKLRELVENMEKTEKKIKVGEVDYRERMRQEREEQRLEGQVRGAQKVAEGLDSERAKERGEEMGKRLKGIPVVWRGLVKAREESERDRRMRRDLEEHAMSRLPTYDDGDEDADDRKALGKNKVVYEVAEDLDEEDEELDEFNGLTGEEKLRRLVEYLRKEHHYCFWCKFKYEDERMEGCPGLTEEEHD; encoded by the coding sequence ATGGGGGGTTTTGCTTTCAAAAGTGACATGCCGTTGCTtttcagggttagggtcttTCTTGCACCAGCAACCCTCTATCTAGCGCACGGGCTCATCTCCTCCATTGCTCTTACACTCAGTCCTCGTTTCATTAAAAActctccttcaacatcaaacaaCGAACACTGCCCACGACTCAAAACATTAGCGACATCAGCCTTGTCAAACAACCTCACATACTATCCCTCAGCAGTCTatccaccacaccaaccccaaaccctcaaaatgagcaccaccaacaacaacaaccacccccaagaggaagaagaagacgactacatgtcccccctcttcctcgcgcCCCCCAcaacgacctcctccgccctcccaaTAAAAGAATCCTCCCTCCAACGCCACGCCCGTCTCAAGcgcgaggccgaggcccGTTCCCGCCCCAAATCAAAAGCTGAACTCGCCCAGGAAGCCGAGTTGCAACGCGAAAAAGCGCATTCTACCTCTTTGCTGGCGTCAAAACCCCAGTCGAAAGGcctggcgatgatggcgaagaTGGGGTTCAGACCTGGGTCTACACTGGGGTCGGGCAGTTTTGGGTCGGCGGAGCCGATCAGGGTTTCGAtcaaggaggggaaggaggggattgGACTGGAGAGTGAGAGGAAGCGGAAgctgagggagttggtggagaaCATGGAGAAGACGGAGAAGAAAATTAAGGTCGGGGAGGTGGATTACAGGGAGCGGAtgaggcaggagagggaggagcagaggctGGAGGGGCAGGTTAGGGGTGCTCAaaaggtggcggaggggttggattcgGAGAGGGCtaaggaaaggggggaggagatggggaagaggttgaaagGGATACCGgttgtttggagggggttggtcaAGGCTAGggaggagagcgagagggataggagaatgaggagggatttggaggagcaTGCTATGTCACGGTTGCCGACgtatgatgatggggatgaggatgcggaCGATAGGAAGGCGTTGGGGAAGAATAAGGTGGTGTacgaggtggcggaggatttggatgaggaggatgaggagttggATGAGTTTAATGggttgacgggggaggagaagttgaggaggttggtggagtATTTGAGAAAAGAGCATCATTATTGCTTTTGGTGCAAGTTCAAGTACGAGGatgagaggatggaggggtgtCCGGGGCTGACGGAGGAAGAGCATGATTGA